The Amycolatopsis jiangsuensis nucleotide sequence CCCGACCCCGGGGATCGGGGCGGACGGGACGATCGCGCCCGGACTGGCGCTCGGCGGGGACGTGAACGGCAGCTGCCGGGACGAATCCGACCTCGACAACACCAATTCCTACTCCCGCACCAAATGCAACAACGGCTGGTGCGCCGAGATGTACACGCTCTACTTCGAGAAGGACCAGGCCGCGCTCGGCCCCGGCAGCGCCGGGCACCGGCACGACTGGGAGCACGTCGTGGTGTGGACCGAGGGTGACGACGTCCGCTACGTCTCGACCTCGCAGCACGGCGGGTTCGCCGTACACGCCGCCGAGGACCTGCACTTCGACGGCACGCACGCGAAAGTCGTGTACCACAAGGACGGCGTGTCCACGCACTGCTTCCGCGCCGCCAACGACAACGACGAGCCGCCGGAGAACCACAAGGGCAGCTGGCAGTATCCGACCCTGGTCGGCTGGGACGGCTACCCCGAGGGCATCCGCGACAAGCTCACCTCCGCCGACTTCGGCTCCGCGACGATGGGCATCAAGGACGACCAGTTCAACGGCAACCTCGGCAAGGCGAAGCCGGAGGGGATTCCGTTCGACGAGAACGCGTGACCGCGGCCTGCCGGGGTGGTCCGCTCACCCCGGCAAGGCCTTAGCCTGACGGCATGGTCGACATCGGTGCTTTCGGCGGTCCCGCGTTGCGGGCGGGCGTGCCTCCCTTCCATGTGATGGACGTGCTTTCCGCCGCGCAGGCCCGGCAGCGCAGCCACGGCGACGTCGTTTCGCTCGCTGCCGGTCAGCCGTCGGTGCCCGCGCCGGAGCCGGTGCGGCGGGCGGCTGCCGAGGCGCTGGGCAACCACACCCTCGGCTACACCGAGCAGCTCGGCATCCCCGAGCTGCGCGAGGCGGTCGCCGGGCACTACCGGCGTACTTACGACCTCGACGTGGCCGCGCAGGACGTCGTCATGACCACCGGTTCGTCCGGCGGCTTCCTGCTGTCGTTCCTGAGCGCGTTCGATCCCGGCGCGCGGGTCGCGATGGCGCGTCCCGGTTATCCGGCCTACCGGAACCTGCTGACCGTGCTCGGGTGCGAGGTCGTCGAGTTCCCGACCACCGCGGAGACGAACTTCCAGCCCACTGTCGGCCTGCTCGAGAAGCTCGGGCCGCTCGACGGGCTCATCGTGGCCGCACCGGCCAACCCGACCGGCACCGTGCTGCCGCCCGGCGAGCTGGCCGCGATCTCCGGCTGGTGCGCCTCGCACGGCGTACAGCTGGTCAGCGACGAGATCTACCACGGTATTTCCTACGGCGGTCAGCTCGACTGCGCCTGGCGGTACGGCCGGGAGTCACTCGTGCTCGGCTCGTTCTCGAAGTACTTCGCGATGACCGGCTGGCGGCTCGGCTGGATGCTGGTACCGCAGCGGCTGCACCGCGCGGTCGACGTGCTGACCGGCAACTTCACCATCTGCCCTCCGGCCCTTTCGCAGCACGCGGCGGTGGCGGCGTTCACGCCGGAGTCCTACGCCGAGGCCGACGCGCACGTGGCGCACTACCGCGGCAACCGCGACCGGCTGTTCGCCGGCCTGAAAAGCATCGGAATCGACAAGCTCGCTCCGGCCGACGGCGCCTTCTACGCCTACGCCGACGTGTCGGAGTACACCACCGACAGCCTCAGCTGGTGCCAGCGCCTGCTCGCGGACACCGGAGTCGCCATCGCCCCCGGCATCGACTTCGACCCCACCGACGGCGGCCGCTTCGTGCGGTTCTCCTTCGCCGGAACAGCCGCGGACCTCGACGAGGGAGTCCGCAGACTGGGGGCCTGGCTGAGGTGAGTGGAGGTTCAGGGGGAACCCGGAAAGCTTTTGCCATGGGCCACTGATCAGCGGGTCCGGTGGTTCTCAAGGCTGCCAGGCCGTCACGCAGTCGTCGCAGAAGCCACGAGCTTCGCGCTGACCAGCTCCACGACGCCGACCCCGCCGCACCCAGTCAGCCGCAAGCGCCTCCCGAGAGCGAGCCGTCCCACGGCAGCGCAAGGGGCCGGTCCGTCCAGGTCGGAGCAGACCGGCCCAGGCCGTCACCAGGCCGTCGCACGTCCGAACCCGCTCGGCTTCAACCGGATCCAACCGGCGTGAAACCGCAGGTCACGCTAGCCAGACGACGAGAGGACCAGGACAGGGCGACCAGGAAAGAGGGCTCAGGGGGAACCCGGAGATCCCCCTGAACGTTGGCGGGAGACAGCGCTATTTCGGCGGCCGGATGGCAGGCTGGTGGGTACCGGGCCGGAGTGGCGCGGGGACTGCTGAGCTCGGAGGGGTCATGTTCTGGAAGATCGTCGGAGGACTCATCGTCGCCTGGATCGCCTTCATGGTGCTCGGCGGGATCCTCGGGTTCGTGTTCAAGGCGGTGCTGTGGATCGCGATCATCGGCGGCGCGGTGTTCCTGGGCACCGCGGCCTACGGCGCGATCTCCGGCAAGAAAGGTTCCAAGCGGATCAACGGCTGACGCCGCGTACGCAGGTCCGTGAAGGCCTCCTCCGCGCAGGTGGCCTTCACGGCATCAGCCGAGCGCGGCGCGGGCGGCCTCGGTGCCGTCCCACACGTGGGCGCGGATGCCCACTGCCCTTGCGCCCTCCACATTGGACTCCCGGTCGTCGAAGAACAGGCAGTCGGCCGGTTCGGCGCCGAGCTGGTCCAGCAGCAGGTGGTAGATCTCCGCGTCCGGTTTCGCGCAGCGGACGTCGCCGGAGAAGATCAGGTGGCGGAAGAGTTTCGCCCACTCCTGCGTGCGCACCCATGCGCCGAACGACACCGAGGCGTTCGACAGCAGGGCGAGCGCGGCACCGGCCTCGGCCAGTGATTCCAGCAGCTCGACCGACGACGGGACCAGGTGCGTCCAGCCCGCCACGTCCAGTTCGGTGAGCTCGGCCGACTTCGTCTCGTCGACCTCGACACCCAGCCGTTCGCCGATCGAGGTCCAGTACGCCAGGTCCGTGGAACCACGGTCGTAGGCGTCCCGCAGCTCCCAGTAGGCCGGTTCGAACGCCGCCGCCGAAACCCCCATGGCCGCGGCCAGTTCCGGAATCGCGGTGGTGCGGGTGCACAGCACCTCGCCGTAGTCGAACACGATCCAGTGGGGCACGGGGCTCCTCTTCCGGTCAGGCACCGTCGTCGATGCGGCGCAGCGCTTCTTCGATGTCGGCGGCGGAAAGATCGCGGTGCGTGGTGAACCGCACCTTGCCCGCCATCGGCACGGTCCGGATGCCGAGCGAGTCCAGCCAGCTCAGCGCGGTCGGCAGATCCGGCACGTCGGCGAGCACGATGTTGGTGTCCGGCGGGGTGACGCGCCAGCCGTGTTCGGTCAGGCCGGTGGCCAGCCGCTGCGCGAACTCGTGCGTTTCGCCCAGCTCGTCGGCCCGGTCCAGGGCCACCAGACAGGCCGCGGCCAGCACGCCGCCCTGGCGTACGCCGCCGCCGAGCATCTGCCGCATCCGGCGCGCGTGCTCCACGAACTCCTCGCTGCCCGCGACCACCGAGCCCACGGGTGCGCCGAGGCCCTTGCTGAAACAGGCCGACACGCTGTCCACCCCGACCGTCAGCGCCGCGGGCGGCACCTGCAGCGCCACCGCCGCGTGCCAGATCCGCGCGCCGTCCAGGTGCACGGTGAGCCCGGACTGCTTCGCGACCGACAGCAGCCGCGCGTGCTCGTCCGGCGGGGTGACCGCGCCACCCGCCGCGTTGTGCGTGTTCTCCAGGCACAGCAGTGTGGTGCGGAGCGCGAAGTACGGCCCGGTGGTGCCGATCGCGGCGGCCAGCGTCTCCGGGGTGGGCCGGCCGGGGCCCGCGTCGTGCTCGAGCAGGTCCGGCATCCCGCCGGCCAGCCAGGCCGCCGAGCCGAGTTCGTTGGCGAGCACGTGCGCGCCGCGCGTGGCGAGGAACCGGTCACCGCGGCGCAGGTGCACGCTCAGCGCGATCAGGTTCGCCATGGTGCCGCTGGGCGTCCACAGCGCGGCCGGCATGCCGAGCACCTGGGCGGCGCGCTGCTCCAGCCGGGCGATGGTGGGGTCGGTTCCGATGACGTTGTCGTCGACTTCGGCCTCCGCCATGGCCTGGCGCATGACGTCGTCCGGACGGGTGACGGTGTCGGAGCGGAAATCGATCGGCCGGACTGAGCTGGTCACGAACCGATCACATCACAACACCGGGGTCCGGTTCAACGTGCCCGGGTGGAACTCGTCCGGCCGGCCGTGCAACCGTGGACGCCCCCGGATCCGTCCTCCCCCTGACAACGCACGAGTGGAGCTGCAGAGCGCGTGGACCAGCGCGACGAACAGGAGTTCGCGGAGTACTTCGCCGCGAAGCGGGATGCCGTCCGCCGGACCGCGTACCTGCTCTGCGGTGACTGGCACAAGGCCGACGACCTCGCCCAGACGGCGTTCGTCGCGCTGCACCGGAGGTGGAAGAAGATCAGGGACCGCGCGGCCACCGACGCCTACCTGCGCAAGACGCTGGTGCGTGCGGTGATCGACGAATCGCGCCGGCCGTGGCGGCGGGAGCGGCAGACGGACGTGCTGCCGGAACCGGTGCCGGACGGCCCGGGCCTTGCCGAACGGGTCGCGACCAGGGAGGACCTGCTCGCGGCGTTGAAAGAGGTCCCGCCACGGCAGCGGGCGGTGCTGGTTCTGCGCTACTTCGACGGGCTCGACGTGGGCGCCGCGGCGAAGGCGCTCGGCTGCAGCGAAGGCAACGTGAAGAGCCAGACGGCGCGGGGGCTGGCGAACCTGCGGCAGGTGCTGGAACGGGAGGTGGAGACCGGTGGATGAGCACGACGTGGAGAAGTTGTTCTCCGGCGCTCCCGGTGACGTGCCTTCGCCGACCTTCGACGTGGCCGACGTGGTCCGGCGTTCACGCCGCGAGACGCTGCGCCGGCGCAACCGGTTTACCGCGGGTGCCGCCGCGGTACTCGTGGCCGCGGGGTTCGGAACCTGGGGAATCGTGGGCAGTACGGGCGGAACGTCCGGTTCGCCCGCCACGCTGAATTCCGCCGGGGGTCCGGCGCAACCCAGTGCGTCGGCCGCACGTCCTCTGGGTACTGACAGCGGAAGTGTCCA carries:
- a CDS encoding SigE family RNA polymerase sigma factor; the encoded protein is MDQRDEQEFAEYFAAKRDAVRRTAYLLCGDWHKADDLAQTAFVALHRRWKKIRDRAATDAYLRKTLVRAVIDESRRPWRRERQTDVLPEPVPDGPGLAERVATREDLLAALKEVPPRQRAVLVLRYFDGLDVGAAAKALGCSEGNVKSQTARGLANLRQVLEREVETGG
- a CDS encoding threonine aldolase family protein; this encodes MTSSVRPIDFRSDTVTRPDDVMRQAMAEAEVDDNVIGTDPTIARLEQRAAQVLGMPAALWTPSGTMANLIALSVHLRRGDRFLATRGAHVLANELGSAAWLAGGMPDLLEHDAGPGRPTPETLAAAIGTTGPYFALRTTLLCLENTHNAAGGAVTPPDEHARLLSVAKQSGLTVHLDGARIWHAAVALQVPPAALTVGVDSVSACFSKGLGAPVGSVVAGSEEFVEHARRMRQMLGGGVRQGGVLAAACLVALDRADELGETHEFAQRLATGLTEHGWRVTPPDTNIVLADVPDLPTALSWLDSLGIRTVPMAGKVRFTTHRDLSAADIEEALRRIDDGA
- a CDS encoding HAD-IA family hydrolase, whose protein sequence is MPHWIVFDYGEVLCTRTTAIPELAAAMGVSAAAFEPAYWELRDAYDRGSTDLAYWTSIGERLGVEVDETKSAELTELDVAGWTHLVPSSVELLESLAEAGAALALLSNASVSFGAWVRTQEWAKLFRHLIFSGDVRCAKPDAEIYHLLLDQLGAEPADCLFFDDRESNVEGARAVGIRAHVWDGTEAARAALG
- a CDS encoding NPP1 family protein, which encodes MKTRVRRLAMVAGATLALSVGFPAAALADPPGALPGNASDLEKKFQPAFDYDKDGCYPTPGIGADGTIAPGLALGGDVNGSCRDESDLDNTNSYSRTKCNNGWCAEMYTLYFEKDQAALGPGSAGHRHDWEHVVVWTEGDDVRYVSTSQHGGFAVHAAEDLHFDGTHAKVVYHKDGVSTHCFRAANDNDEPPENHKGSWQYPTLVGWDGYPEGIRDKLTSADFGSATMGIKDDQFNGNLGKAKPEGIPFDENA
- a CDS encoding pyridoxal phosphate-dependent aminotransferase, with product MVDIGAFGGPALRAGVPPFHVMDVLSAAQARQRSHGDVVSLAAGQPSVPAPEPVRRAAAEALGNHTLGYTEQLGIPELREAVAGHYRRTYDLDVAAQDVVMTTGSSGGFLLSFLSAFDPGARVAMARPGYPAYRNLLTVLGCEVVEFPTTAETNFQPTVGLLEKLGPLDGLIVAAPANPTGTVLPPGELAAISGWCASHGVQLVSDEIYHGISYGGQLDCAWRYGRESLVLGSFSKYFAMTGWRLGWMLVPQRLHRAVDVLTGNFTICPPALSQHAAVAAFTPESYAEADAHVAHYRGNRDRLFAGLKSIGIDKLAPADGAFYAYADVSEYTTDSLSWCQRLLADTGVAIAPGIDFDPTDGGRFVRFSFAGTAADLDEGVRRLGAWLR